From the genome of Papaver somniferum cultivar HN1 chromosome 2, ASM357369v1, whole genome shotgun sequence, one region includes:
- the LOC113353268 gene encoding codeine O-demethylase-like — protein sequence MKTPKPLTLGCFLSVPSVQEFAKQPLAEVPARYIRTDQDSLSTNLSSVSLIDQTVPVIDLQKLVSPETNIGDLELERLHSACKDWGFFQVVNHGVDILLVEKVKSEIQGFFNLPMDEKKKFWQEEGDFEGFGQAFVHSEDQKLDWGDMFFIRTLPQHMRKLWLFPNLPIPLRETIESYSLELSKLSLTLIKSMEKALQINTNVMAEWFEEVKQSMRMNYYPPCPQSEHVIRLTTHSDPGGSTIVLQLNEVDGLQIKKEETWVPIKPLPNAFVVNIGDILEIMTNGIYRSVEHRATIKSSKERLSVATFHIPKQTEIGPIHGLITTEKPVLFKTVGYQDYVKEFLSRKLDGKSFLDSMRVGEDHEDNNTS from the exons ATGAAGACACCAAAACCACTAACGCTAGGTTGTTTTTTGTCTGTACCTAGTGTACAGGAATTTGCCAAACAACCGCTTGCAGAAGTCCCAGCTCGATACATACGCACTGATCAGGACTCATTGAGCACTAACCTCTCTAGTGTATCTTTGATCGATCAAACAGTACCTGTTATTGATTTGCAAAAATTAGTGTCACCAGAGACCAACATTGGAGACTTGGAATTGGAGAGGCTTCACTCTGCTTGCAAAGACTGGGGTTTCTTTCAGGTGGTAAATCATGGAGTTGACATTTTATTGGTGGAGAAAGTGAAGTCAGAAATTCAAGGTTTCTTCAATCTCCCAATGGATGAGAAAAAGAAATTTTGGCAGGAGGAAGGAGATTTCGAAGGATTTGGACAAGCCTTTGTTCATTCAGAAGACCAAAAGCTTGATTGGGGAGATATGTTTTTCATTCGCACTCTACCCCAACATATGAGAAAGCTTTGGCTGTTTCCCAATCTCCCTATACCTCTGAG GGAGACAATTGAATCATACTCATTGGAGTTGAGTAAACTTAGCTTGACTCTCATTAAGTCTATGGAGAAGGCTCTGCAAATAAATACTAACGTCATGGCAGAGTGGTTTGAAGAAGTGAAACAATCAATGAGGATGAATTATTATCCTCCTTGTCCTCAATCCGAGCACGTTATCCGCTTAACAACACACTCGGATCCTGGCGGTTCAACAATCGTTCTTCAACTGAACGAAGTGGATGGATTgcaaattaaaaaggaagaaacatGGGTTCCCATTAAACCTCTACCTAATGCATTTGTAGTGAACATTGGAGACATCTTAGAG ATAATGACTAATGGGATTTATCGTAGCGTGGAGCACCGAGCAACAATAAAATCATCAAAGGAGAGGCTCTCAGTTGCAACATTTCATATCCCGAAACAAACAGAGATAGGTCCGATACATGGCTTGATCACAACAGAGAAACCTGTTTTGTTCAAAACAGTTGGGTATCAGGATTATGTGAAGGAATTCCTTTCTCGTAAACTCGACGGAAAATCATTCCTAGACTCCATGAGGGTAGGAGAAGATCATGAAGACAATAACACCTCATGA